From a single Tursiops truncatus isolate mTurTru1 chromosome 20, mTurTru1.mat.Y, whole genome shotgun sequence genomic region:
- the LOC101317549 gene encoding CMRF35-like molecule 8 isoform X2 produces MAWWSQATWLPPALLLLWVPGCLSLWGPSRVTGVVGGSLSVECRYTEQYKDNSKYWCKAPCLLPWKIVETKEPEREVMQGHVSIRDHPANLTFTVTLESLREDQAGKYVCGITVPFSLDPTVQVVVSVFPASVPTHPTAVAKTSTITISISTMSFTALAMASPSYSANNEEEAMQGWGLQVLLALSALLLLLLGGISLLAWRMVQRRIKSGENPEPPQNPSQAAELSEPCYENLELPMWPLLEQPVRPTQEEVEYSNLGLPRENLHYTSVVFDSRSQDSKTDGIPSQKPQTQQPVYSVVKKT; encoded by the exons ATGGCCTGGTGGTCCCAGGCCACGTGGCTGCCCCCGGCTCTGCTGCTTCTCTGGGTCCCAG GCTGTTTGTCCCTGTGGGGCCCCAGCAGAGTGACAGGCGTCGTGGGGGGATCCCTGAGCGTGGAGTGTCGGTACACGGAGCAATACAAAGACAATAGCAAATACTGGTGCAAAGCCCCATGTCTGTTACCGTGGAAGATTGTGGAGACcaaagagccagagagagaagtGATGCAGGGCCACGTGTCCATCAGGGACCATCCTGCAAACCTCACCTTCACAGTGACCTTGGAGAGCCTCAGAGAGGACCAAGCAGGAAAGTACGTGTGTGGGATCACGGTCCCATTTTCGCTTGATCCCACCGTCCAGGTTGTGGTGTCTGTGTTCCCAG CATCAGTGCCAACCCACCCTACTGCTGTGGCCAAGACCTCGACAATCACAATCAGTATTTCAACAATGTCATTCACCGCCCTGGCCATGGCGAGTCCCAGCTACAGTGCCAACAACGAGGAGGAAGCCATGCAGGGGTGGGG GCTGCAAGTGCTGCTGGCCTTGTCGGCACTTCTGCTGCTTCTGTTGGGGGGCATCTCACTGCTGGCCTGGAGAATGGTTCAGAGACGGATCAAAT CTGGCGAGAATCCAGAACCTCCCCAGAACCCCAGTCAG GCTGCTGAGCTGAGTGAACCCTGCTATGAGAATCTAGAGCTGCCGATGTGGCCCCTTCTGGAACAGCCCGTGCGACCCACACAGGAGGAGGTGGAGTACAGCAACTTA GGGCTCCCCAGGGAAAACCTTCACTACACCTCAGTGGTATTTGATTCCCGAAGCCAGGATTCTAAGACGGACGGAATTCCCTCCCAGAAGCCCCAGACGCAGCAGCCAGTGTACAGCGTGGTTAAGAAGACATAA
- the LOC101317549 gene encoding CMRF35-like molecule 8 isoform X1, translating to MRWGNTGGDPSAPLTQAHLVNSQTRLCFPGCLSLWGPSRVTGVVGGSLSVECRYTEQYKDNSKYWCKAPCLLPWKIVETKEPEREVMQGHVSIRDHPANLTFTVTLESLREDQAGKYVCGITVPFSLDPTVQVVVSVFPASVPTHPTAVAKTSTITISISTMSFTALAMASPSYSANNEEEAMQGWGLQVLLALSALLLLLLGGISLLAWRMVQRRIKSGENPEPPQNPSQAAELSEPCYENLELPMWPLLEQPVRPTQEEVEYSNLGLPRENLHYTSVVFDSRSQDSKTDGIPSQKPQTQQPVYSVVKKT from the exons ATGAGATGGGGGAACACTGGGGGTGACCCCAGCGCGCCCCTGACCCAAGCCCACCTAGTGAACAGCCAGACTCGGTTGTGTTTTCCAGGCTGTTTGTCCCTGTGGGGCCCCAGCAGAGTGACAGGCGTCGTGGGGGGATCCCTGAGCGTGGAGTGTCGGTACACGGAGCAATACAAAGACAATAGCAAATACTGGTGCAAAGCCCCATGTCTGTTACCGTGGAAGATTGTGGAGACcaaagagccagagagagaagtGATGCAGGGCCACGTGTCCATCAGGGACCATCCTGCAAACCTCACCTTCACAGTGACCTTGGAGAGCCTCAGAGAGGACCAAGCAGGAAAGTACGTGTGTGGGATCACGGTCCCATTTTCGCTTGATCCCACCGTCCAGGTTGTGGTGTCTGTGTTCCCAG CATCAGTGCCAACCCACCCTACTGCTGTGGCCAAGACCTCGACAATCACAATCAGTATTTCAACAATGTCATTCACCGCCCTGGCCATGGCGAGTCCCAGCTACAGTGCCAACAACGAGGAGGAAGCCATGCAGGGGTGGGG GCTGCAAGTGCTGCTGGCCTTGTCGGCACTTCTGCTGCTTCTGTTGGGGGGCATCTCACTGCTGGCCTGGAGAATGGTTCAGAGACGGATCAAAT CTGGCGAGAATCCAGAACCTCCCCAGAACCCCAGTCAG GCTGCTGAGCTGAGTGAACCCTGCTATGAGAATCTAGAGCTGCCGATGTGGCCCCTTCTGGAACAGCCCGTGCGACCCACACAGGAGGAGGTGGAGTACAGCAACTTA GGGCTCCCCAGGGAAAACCTTCACTACACCTCAGTGGTATTTGATTCCCGAAGCCAGGATTCTAAGACGGACGGAATTCCCTCCCAGAAGCCCCAGACGCAGCAGCCAGTGTACAGCGTGGTTAAGAAGACATAA